The DNA window TGGCCAAATACATGGAGCTCCTTGCATTTTCGGGCATTCCCATGACTGTGACCGCTTTTGTGACCGCCGGCTTTGGCATGTTTGGATTCGGCGATTACAGGTTTGTGTTCGTTGTGCTGTTAGTCGTGGTGTTGGGCATGTCGTTTTGGCTCATGAGTTCCAGGCGCTTGAACTTTTGGATGCTCATGGGATGCATGGGAATGTTCGCCACCTTTGCCGTTTCCGTGCTGACCGTCCACGCCGGGCAGGAGGTGGCGGGCGTGTCTGTCAGAATGCGCTTGGCAGGACGAAACATAAGCAAGGAGAACATCAGCATCCGGATGAATCGCGCGGCCTCCGTACAGGCGCTCTCTGCAGGATTCTTCGTGTCAGAAGTCTGCCAGGTCGGTTTAGGGGCCGCCGTCGGCGGTCCAGTGGCGCGAGAGGCTGGAGGAAAGGTGGTTTTGTGGGCGTCTGTAAGCGCGGCGGCTGTTTTGTCGACGGTGGAGGTGTCGTCGCAGATGCTGGGAGTTGGCGGTAAGGCGGGGGCTTTGCTCGGGGCGGCTGGAGCTGCCGGAGTGTCTCTGGGAGGAGCTGCAGCCGTGGCAGTGAAATCGGACTCATGGGGAGGAACAATAGGAACCACTGCTGGCATGATCTTTGGCTTATTGATGTTTAGAAAGTGCGACATTGTTAACACTGGGCTTCAGATATGTGTGGCATACCTGTTTGCTATGACAAAACTCTACTGAAATGCTATGATGTACGGTAACTGCTCTTTTTAGTACTACATTGGAAATAATCAATcatcaatatgtttttttctttctctgaccTCCATGTTCTTACTATATCacatttttgtctgtctgtgtttggtCTAAAGGTTCATTAAACTGCCttgtatgataaataaataaatggattcgGTGGAAACATTTTGTGAGAAGTTTAGATTAATTTTTGGAGAATATACTGCAGTAAAAGGTGCTTGAAAATGctatagaagaacctttttgtctgAATGGTTCCATATGTCTCACAAAAGGTTCccaaaagaaggttcttcaaTTTTACAAAGATAAgaaagaga is part of the Puntigrus tetrazona isolate hp1 chromosome 16, ASM1883169v1, whole genome shotgun sequence genome and encodes:
- the LOC122360124 gene encoding uncharacterized protein LOC122360124 isoform X2, translating into MSPVMESAKGFVLGAVAGGTLGATEVPVNRVMQEIISGARLKPVMSGIKSIGALGLGALLGTTALVTSMTLVVTGVTVAASVALFLLRWRKSEGWAAAGLAAALTATSSGAALGTVIEKLSTSYGMVSLLWALGVFTVLKLLMHFFVKYTFTEREFCGSITDATKSERARLLAWEVDLRQRAALELEKRIEMKQPEEDGLSAWEAQRREREEMKRQQRKAVELETQQRTSRRQLLKAVAKYMELLAFSGIPMTVTAFVTAGFGMFGFGDYRFVFVVLLVVVLGMSFWLMSSRRLNFWMLMGCMGMFATFAVSVLTVHAGQEVAGVSVRMRLAGRNISKENISIRMNRAASVQALSAGFFVSEVCQVGLGAAVGGPVAREAGGKVVLWASVSAAAVLSTVEVSSQMLGVGGKAGALLGAAGAAGVSLGGAAAVAVKSDSWGGTIGTTAGMIFGLLMFRKCDIVNTGLQICVAYLFAMTKLY